TGGGCACCGACTCTGGATGGACCCTTACACTGCACTCAAATTAAATCACCTCTGCCGAGCTTCTGAAGCGGGTACCCCAGTATCCCTTTGCAGAGATGAGGGAGCTGAGGGCAGACAGCGGCCGGGACACAGCAGCACGATGGCAGAGACATCACCGGGGTTACCCCCAAGACCCCCAGCCTCTCCATCCTTCCAGGGTTCTGACGCGCCATCCTGGAACCCAGCCCCAGGGTGGTGGTTTCCCAGAGGGTGGCCCTCCCTTACCTTCCTGCGGGACTGCTTCCTCCAGGCCTTCTCCTGCTCATCATCCCACCAGCCGCGGCCCTGCAGGTAGTGCCTCAGCCGGGAGATGGGGTGGTCCTGCTTATCCCAGTAGTTAACCTCATCCACCGAGCGGTACGCTGAGCTGTCATCGCTGGTGCTGTGGTGCCCGAtcctggggggagggaaggggtcagACTGCGGCTCCTCGGATGAAggtcaggagagaggggtggaCTATGGGAGAAGGGGTGGAAATGGAATAAAGGTCAGGAAGGGGCTACACAGTACGGGGCTGTGGGATCAATGTGGGGGAGATACTGAAGATGGCGGCCGTCAAGGCAGGGGGGTGATGGGGGTGGCAGGTACCTGTAGGTCATGGCCTCAATGAGGAAGGGCTGGTTCTCTGCCACGGCCCGCCGCCGGGCCTCCTTTGTGGCATTGTACACGGCAAACACATCGTTGCCGTCCACGCGGATGGACAGGATGCCATATCCAGGGCCTCGAGCCGCTGTGGGGACAGAGGTAGGTCAGGCCTCAGGGCTCAGATGACACAagagcagggagtggggagagagcagagaaaggcaGGAGAGCAAACAGCTGTGctcccagggcaggaggaggaggggaaggaaggacgcaggcagggtggggagcggccGGCGGGCCCGTACCGATGCCATCCCCACGGTACTGCTCGTAGGTGGGCGTGGAGATGGCGTAGCCATTGTTCCGGCAGAAGAAGATGATGGGGCACTCGAGTGTGGCAGCGAAGTTGAAGCCAGCGTGGGCGTCCCCCTCACTGGCTGCCCCCTCTCCGAAGTAACAGATGACAACCCTGTTGGCGTTGGCCCGCTTGGCTGCATAGGCCGCCCCCACCGCTGCAGGAGCAGAGACAGGAGCAGAGATAGGCGCGGGTCTCATGCGCACTCAGACCCACATACCCCGGCCCTCCAACCCGGGGCTCCAGGGCTCAGGCTGGCTGTGGCCAGGCTCTGAGGGGAAAGAAGACACCTGAGCTCCTGACTGTCCCCCAAGAAGCTGCTCTACCCAGTCTTCTTCCTTCAGCTGACCCCAGCTCCATCCTTCCAAATGCTCTGGCCAAAGACTTCCGCATCGTTGACTTCTAACTTTGTCATTTCCCACACCTGCTCCACCTTCAAAGTGGAGCCAGAACctgacccctcctccccacctccttcaccTCTCCTCTCCCCGggggcccagccccacccctccccacctccacctctagCCTGTGGCTGTTCCAGAGcagcctccccaccagccccaacctaCCCAACCTGTTACCCTCAGGGCAGCCAACCTAGGACTTAAAAGGTGAGCCAGGCCGGtcattcccctcccctcccctggctcaGGCTCACTCTGGGTCAAAGTGCCTTCAAAAATCAAAGGCCCAAGACCCCACCTATCTGCACCCTGCCCTGactgctctccctccctcagcccctccctccacacccGCTCCATCGCTCCTCCCTGCACCTCAAACACAGAGCAAGCACCTGCCCCAAGACCCTGCCTGCCCCCCCAACTTCCTGGTCTGTATTTCTGTCACCTGGAGACACCTGTCCCCACCTTCTCCCATCACACACCACTCCCTCAGCTTTATTCTCCCTGTAGACTTTATTGCCCTGACATACTCCATGTGTTACTTCATCCTGTTTAtggtcctccccaccccccgcacaGTGTCAGCACCAGGAGGGCTAAGGTTTTTCCTCACCTCTGTTCACTGTGCCTAGAACAGCGCCCAGCACACAGCAAGGACTTCGTACATTGGCCGACTGAGTGACTTAATGGTCACCCAGTTGGAAAGTGAGGGCCAGGCCCCACCTTATAGAAACCTTATGAAATAGAAATCAGCAAAAATGCCCCCTCCTGCCAGAAAGCTGCCGTGCCCACCTCGCACCTCAGGCACAAACTGTTCCTTGTCCCCAAACAGAACACACTGGGGTGAATGTGCACAGGTCTTCCGACGTGCCGGGCCCTCTGCTAAGCCCCGCAGACACATCAGCACATGTGTCTGTCCTGGAGCAGACCGACCCTCGATCAAGTGCAGGCTccagaggtggggcagggaggtcCGCACCTGTGGTCTCTGCGCCATGTGgctgcagcctggccccaggcaggCCTGCTTAGCAAGCTGTGGCCTTTAATAGAAGCCACACCGACGGTGCTAAGCACCTAAGCATCACGGGCTCCCAGAGTAAGCTTTAGGGAATTAGACtctgaggacagaggcagagcagggctggggtcgAGAACCACACGGTTGACAATGTGAGTCCCTTCTCTTGATCCCTGCCAGCGGACCTTCAGCGAGGGGTCTGGCGCATGCTCAGTTACGCACAGTTGGCTGTGCCTGTGAAACAACAGACCTGGGGCACAAGTGTGGGAAATGGAGAGAGTGATCGTACCCGCTCAGGCCTGCCGAACGGGGTGTGGACGCTGCCACAGCCCTCCGACAGGGACCCCAGACAAGAGGGGTCCTGCAAGCCTATTGTACAGACCAGCACTCTGCCCGTGGTAGCAACTAGGAAGCCCCTGAAGGACAGAGAAGGGCAAGGGCCCGTGCAGGGAAATGCGTCCTCACCCTGAGGGATCTGCGTGGCCAGCGGAGAGGAGATGGTGACGAAGTGGCGCTCCTGGCAGCCATAGTGGACGGGCATCTGGCGTCCCTTGCCCAGGTCGCTCACATTGCCGTAGCACTGGGCCATGAACAGTTCCAGCGGGTAGTCCCGGTACATGAGCACGCCTGAGTGCGGGAGGAGGCTGCCGTTACCATGGCGGGTAATGCAGGAGGCGGGTCAACCCTGTGAGGGTTCCCTGCCAGGCCCTTCCTACCAGGGCTCCCGTTTCCCTCCTGTGCAGGAAGGAAGCCGGACTAGAATCGGGGAAGGCACATCGGATGCTTACAGGGACCAGTGGGTGCAGGAAGCAGGTGGGCAGAGGCAGAAAGCACAGGCCTGGCTCAAGAGGGAGGCTGCTGTTCAAAGCAACTCATTGCTGCCCCGGGAGGCCAGATGGTCcagtttttcaaaagaagaaatccagcttgctgttttctttttagaatgaGAAACTACCTGAGTTTTAAGTGTGTCAACTAATTCatctacttaaaaaaatcatcataTGAACCAAAGAAAAGTATGGGCCATGCTCACGACTTCTGGACTagagaagaaatattcaaacCTGTTCATGGCAGTAAAACCTCTTCTTGAAACAAAACCCCAGTGGACGCCCACCTCATCATCAAAGGAGCCACAAGGTGGCACCTCTCTGACCCGGGCCTTGTGTCACCTGGCTCTGGCACGTAAGGGGGATTGTCAGGGGTTCCCCGCAGCAGCTGCAGTGGGACCTTGGGCAGAGACCTCCGCTCTGCTGCAGGGCTCCGGCACTGGGAACAGCTCCTTGGCACTCAGGAGCTCAGTGAGCGCTCCTGTTCTGAGTGCCCTTGttctccccacttcacagatgggaGACACAGAGCCAGCAAGGCGAGTAGCTGCCCAGCCAGAAATGGGGCCCGCAGTCTGACTTTCCTCCTTGCCCTGCCTGAGTGCACCCTGCACCTGCCTGGATGCAAGGCCTTCTGAGACCCTTGGTACGGGTTGGCTCACTCCTGTGGAGGTGGCCCCTGAGGGTAGAGCCTGCTGCCCGTGACTCCAGGACCCTTGCTCCAGGCCCTGCTTGGAGCCCTCTCCCGAGCCCTCCCTGGCCAGGCCTTGCCTCCCTGCTGAAGAGCTGTCCCAGGGTGAGAGGCCCTGGTCACAACATTGCCTCTGACTCTTGAGTGCTCATCTtgagccaggccctgtgctgaagGCTTTCTGTCACCTGCCCCGTGAAGTCCCTCAACTACTGCCTTAGATAAGGAAACCGAATCAAGGAccagttaagcaacttgcccaagatcctGCAGAACCTAAGAGGAAGGGTCATGGGAAGAGGGAAcacctcaagtggtagagcacatgcttagcatgcgcgaggtcctgggttcaatccccagtacctccatcaaaaaattaGCTATATAAACGTAGTCACCTCCCcactgcaaaaaaaattttttttaattaaattaaattttaaaaaaaagaggaagggtcAGATTTGCCTCCCTGGCACTGCCTCAGGGCAGCTCCCTGGCAGGGCCCCCATATCAACAACTGCTCTAGACCCCCACCCTCAGCTCCCCAGGCTCACTCCTTCACCTCCAGTCTCTCCTTATCGCTCatccattttctttatccttagTCTTTGACCCTTCCATCCTCTGCTGCATTCACTCAGCAGTTAGCCGCTCCCTGGCCGGGCCCTCCCATTTGTTTCTGCTCTCTGAACGATACAGCATCTCGGGAGAGGCCAGCAGAGCCCTGCACCCTGTGGACAGGGGTCTACAATACGAGCCACGCCTGCAGCTCAGCCTGACCTTGCTGCATGCTCCCAGCAGCCCGACAGTGCATCCTAATCTCTACTTTggagatgagaagactgaggctaaGAACAGAATTGACTTGCCCAACATCTGAAAATGGTCACCAGCAAGGCATGGAATGGTTAGAGCACAGGCTTTTAACCACAACACCGCCaggcctctggggaggggaagcCCCCCAACTCCTGCCCCTGGCTTGGCTCGGCTCTTTCTTGCTCGGAAAGGTCTTCCTCCAGCTCCTCAGGCCTCCCGCTCCTGTAAGAGCACAATGGGTGACTAATGCGGGCCACAACAGGAGGGACTGACTGGGCCTGACCTGCCTCGATGGGGACCACACACCCAAGCCCCTAGCACCTGCTTCACAGCGCCAGGCCAGGGGCAGACGTACCTGCCTCCCGGTACTGGCCGAACACCAGGTCCGTGTTGTCCAGGGCGGCTGCACTCCCCACGTGCGTCCCCTCCTCGCCATAGTTGGTCATGTAGAAAGATATCCGgccctgggggtggaggagggcccAGAGGTCCGGGTTCAGTTAGGCTGGGCAATGACAGAGACACATCCAAACACTGACCAACTTTTGACGACTCTGAATCAACAGATGCTTCCTGAAGGCCGgctctgggccaggccacacTGGCGTTCCTGCTTTCATGGAGAAACTGCCAGGTTGGTTAGAACCAGGGTGATGGGGCTGTGCAGTCGGAGGCTGAAGGGGGACCCGCCCCACCACGGAGAGGCATCAGGGAGCAATGCCTATGCTGAgcaaaggtggggagggtggcaGTTTCTGGCAGAGAGAACAACAAAGGCCAAGAGGCCAGAAGGACAGAGATATaaagtgggaggggtggggagacgAGGCGGGAAGCACAGGGAACGACACCCAGAGAGTGCAGGGAAACCATACGTCTGGACTTTACCCTGAGGATGGGGGTAACCCGCCGATAGCTCTCAGTGGAGCGATGTCTCAGACCTGTCTctcagaatgaaaaaagaaaaaacaaaatagatttgTCTCTCAGGCTGCTGTGCGGGGAACAACAGAGGAGACAGGACTGAGTGCGTGAGCCAGGTGGGTGGTGGtgagaaggcagggaggggatgGCTCAGAGTCTGGAGAAACTGAGTTAAGTAGTGCAGGGAGCGGCAGCCCCTGCTGACTGGCTCCACCGGTGCCAGAGCAACTCCCTTCTCCCAAGCCCCCGAATCCCAGAGCCTGGAAGAGCAGGTTCCCAGCCTCCTTCACAGCCAGAGGTGGCCGCAGGACACAGCTCTAGCCAGCTAATTTAGTGGAAGTCTGCTTTTGCTTTCCTGATAAAAGAGACTTGCGGCTGCTGCCGCCCCTTCCCTGCAgccctccttcctgctctgcaCGTGGCAGTGGAGTCTGGACCTGTGGCAGCCACCTTCTGAACATGAGGCAACAAGCACAGGATGAAAGCCAATTCGCCCACGATGGTGAAGCAGAAAGGTAGGAAGTCTGGGTTCCTGATGGTGGTGCTGAGCagaatggctttcaaactaaACTTAGGGACAGAGTGAATGAGGGGGAAAGTGATAgcgagggggcaggaggggacacTGTGGATGTCCAATTTGGGCAAATGGGTGGACGGTGGTGCCCTTCACTGCAAAATGGCctaagggaggaagaggagcaggtcTGGGAGGAAGGTGCCGCAGTCAAGTCTGGACAGGCTGAATTTGGTGTGGGACACCCAGGGCAAGAAGCCCAGTAGATCTGGGGCTAAGAGGCAAAGTCTGGCTGGAGACCCGGGGGCCTTGGCACAGAGATGGAAGAAGCACGAACGCATGTAAAGGCAAACGGAGAGAGCCGGGTGGGCACCCGCAGGACACCCTGTGCCCAGGCCTCATGTGTTCCACAGGCCTGCCTGGCTTTCTGTCACAGTCGGGGAAGCACATGAATAACCCTTTCTTCTAAGTAGGGAGCCAATTAAAAATGAACTGACCTCCCAGTGCCAAGTGAGTGGGCAGATGCTGGTGCTGAGGGCCTGGCAGGGGTGCCgaggtgggtgtggggaggagcCTGAGAGGGGCCCCCTGAGGAAACAGGacctgggctggggcagaggtCACTAGTTGCCGGCCCAGCATCCGATCCCTCTTCCTCATTGCTAACAGATCTCATTCCACCGTAAGCAGCAACTGCCCAGACTAAAAGACTACTTTCTCAGTCTCCCCTGCAGCTGGGAATGACCCACGATACATGTGATGTCATTTGGTGGGACTACCTAGAAAGTTCTACAAATGTGGGTGTGGGGAGATAGCTGGGTGTTGCCATGTCTGATCTTCCACCTTCCTTCCACTTCCTGCCTGGAATGAGACATGATGGAGggagctccagcagccatttGGTTCATGAGGAGCCCTGGAGGCTAGAAGCCAGTGCTGGATATCCAGTGACAATGTGGTTGCCACCATACCAGCCCTAGACAACCTTTTTTTGCATCTCTTTTATGCAagactaaaacaacaacaacaacaacaactattAATCTGCCTACAcgactgcttttatttttattaggacTGGGAGGGTGGTTGGGCCCCATGCCCCTACTCTCAGTCTCCTGGGAGGGACGGGCTCCATACCTCCATTCCCTTGGTTCCTGGGGATGGGCCTGTGGCCCCGGACTGGCCGGTCGGTCACATGGGTTGGTTTTCAAGGAGAAGTCTGTGACCAGAGCCTGTCCAGTAAACATCAGCCCTGGGCCTTCTGCTGAAAGATTAGGGACCAGACATTCTCTTTCCACTGCTAAGGAGAAAGGACAATAATGGCTAGGCTGATATTCACAATAAGCAGCTAATATTCACTGTGTGCTGGTTAACTTAGCCAGCACACAATGAATATTAGCTACTTATGTGGCCACTGTTCCTAAGGCCATTACatcaatcctcacagcaaccccacGAAGTAGCTTCAGAAAAGAAGCACTGAGAGGGTAAGCAACCTTCCCAAGCCCACAAAGCTAGAGAGGGACAGAATGAGGATATCGATTGCAGTCTTGCTCCAGAGCCGGTACCTTGAACCCTTTCTTTGCTGCCTCTCTGTGAGCCTGGAGCTCCCAGAGACCACTGTGGCTTGAGAATGAAGGAAGCCAAggcaaaggagaggagaaaagacagaaaaagagaaacagtctGATAACACCTTCTCAGTCCCCTGggtccagctgtgcctgaaacAGGCCCTCTGGACTTGCAGTTATTTGAGTCAACAAATTCCATTCTCTGACACTGCTTTGACGGAATCTCTGTCCGCTGGTATTAACACTGCTGAGTGTACGATCGCAGCGCACTGGACGCGGGCACGCCGGGAGGCACCACAGGCCACGGTTTCTCAAGACTGTGAGCTCCTGAGAGGAGAGGTAGTCAGGTCTTCTCCTGCCTGCCCTCGCCCAGCACAGCGAAGTCCCCAGCCCAGCAGACAGAAGGTTTTCCGTGATTTGGTCCATCCTTCTGCCCTCGGGCAGGCCCCCCCCCCGACCCTGTCCTCCAGAGCCCCAGGAGAACCTCAAGAACTTGAAGGACTTCAAGACAAGGATCTCCattccaccccctcctccttgggAGCTGTCTTTTGGCCCAAACACAGGTAGGTAACCTCAGGTAATCCCAagcacccctccccagcccgTCCCCACGCACCTGCCTCTGGGACTCATAGAGGATGCGGTCCATGGTGTTGAGCAGCGTCATGCTCTTGTAGAACTTGAGCACCTTCTCCTGGGGCAGCTGCAGATGGAGGCAGACAGACATGGGCCAGGTAGGACCAGAGAGGAGATGGGCAAGGGGCTTGAGTTGGGGGAATGGAGTCAGAGGGAGGTGGCTCTCACGTGGGGATCCTCGCTGGGGTTGACGATCTGGCCCTGCCGGTCCATGACACGGTAGATGGGGATCCCAGAGATGACATTGGGCTGGATGAACTCTAGCTTGTCTATAAACTCCGCTGAGGCCCCTGGGAACTGGGGCTTGTCATCCAGGGACGAgaagtgctgctgctgctgcctctgggggtgctggggagagagggtggggggcACTCATGTCAGGAGCAGCTCAACTGCACAGCAGTAGGCAGTAAGGCCTGGTGGTTAAGCTGCCAAGGCCGCTGTGGTCTCTGGGGCCTGACGCACAtggttcccagctctgccaccttcccagtgtgtgaccttgggcaagttcccaCTTCTTTGTGTCTCagctcctcacctgtaaaactaGGGTGAAAATAACAGTGTCTACTAcacagggttgttgtaaagattaatcGATCTAATCAAGTGGCAGGCAACTCAGGAACTGGTAGCCATTATCATGAGAGGCCCCAGCTCTTCACCCTGGCATCCAAGGCTTCTCCAGTCTGACCACAGCTGcaccctcctctccacccctaTGGCTACCACAGACACAGAGCGTCCTCGAGTCAGCCAGATGGGCTCTTTACTGACCCCCGTACCCAGAGGGAGGCTGCCCAGCTTACGTCTGTGAGCCCTTAAGAGTCAGCTGTcagcctgcctgggttcaaatcccttgCTGGGTGACAATGGGAGTGTGACTCCCCTCTTCAAGTCTCCtccttcccatctgtaaaatggagaacaCCTCGTGGAAATGTCGTGAGGCTTAGAACCGTTAATATAAAAGGGTGAGCAGGGTATTTGTAAGCAGAGTAAAAGCTTAAAAAATGTGGATTATCGTTTCTACTGCCGCCCGGCTGCTGCCATCTCTATCCTGGGCCAGCCTCCTCCTCCGTCACGTGGCAAACCGCTCCCCACACTTTTATGCCCCACCACTCCAGTCCTTACTCCCTCCAGGAGTCCAGACTGACTCAGTCATCAAATACTTGAGCACCTGCTTCGTCCCAGGTATTGAGTTCTGGAGACCTATGACAGGCAAGACACCTGTCCCTGCCACCCTGCAGGAAAGACAGATGCTGAGCAAGTAAGGACGAGGGGATGAGGGTGATGCGTATTCTCCCAAGAGAAGCCGGGGGGCTAGAGCAGAGTGGAAAGAGGGAAAGTTTCCCCTGAAGAAGTGATGTGAGAACTGGGACCCAAAGGATATCTAGGAGTCAGAGAAAGAGCACGTGAGGCCGGGGAAATAGAACAGATCAAAGGGCAAAAAGTGAGTTCAGCGTGGCTGGAGGAGTCCGTGGGAAGCATCACACCCCCTCGGATCAGAGGCCTGGCGGGGAAGCCTGGCAGACACCTCCACGTGCACCAGGAGGTGAACCAATTCCATTTCTTAGCTCTTGAGCTAGACGGCCTTAGACTGGTCTCAGTGTTGCAACACACCCTTTATTAAGCACTTGGCGGGCGCCAGGCTGAGATCCACGTCCACAACCCTCACCGAGTCCTCGGAGCGTGGCTGTGAGACAGATTATTTACTATTGCCCTTGAAACCGAAGTTCAGGGAGGTAATGTAACCTCCCTGCGCCAGGccccagaaataaaacaagtcaGTCAGGACTGAGCTTCAGGGCAGGACTGACATCCAGACCCCCAAAGCCAGCTGCCGTTGCCCACCCGCTAAGCTCAGTCATTCACTTCTAACAGGAGCAAAGGAAGAATGACCGGGTTTGCCACGAGCTGGATCTCACACGCGGCTGCACAGATgtgttccccaccctccctcctgtaACTGCAGTGAACAAGGCCATCCAAGGTTCCCATGGGGGAACACATGTGCGTTTATCTGCGTTTGCGGCTGTGAGGAAATACAGGAAATTACACTCCCAACGGCAGGGCAGGCCCAGGCCTGACAATGTCATGGAACCAGCCCAACTCCCGCAAACCATGCTTCCCCTTCGTGAGTGCTCACAGGGCCGGACCCACCTAGAAGATCCGTTCATCTCGTGTCCGTTCCCCCACACATCACAAGCTCCAGGAAGGCGAGGAGCATGTCCACGTTGCTTTACAGAGCACTCAACAAGCGATTACTGACTGAACTGGTGAATGAGTGATGAAATTCATCAGCTTGGGTTCCAACTTCTTATCTCACTGCACAGCCCTCTGCAAAACACCTTGTCTCTTTGaacttcctcatctgcaaaaaggCTGCAGAGGGCTGCCACCAAACGTTCCTAAGATAAGGCACACAGAGGGTTCAGCACAGGCATGGGACGTACTATGTGCTCCAAGACTggcaaaagggaagaaaaaaacacaaaatctaGGAAGGTcaggaaatgggaaaaaaggaaTTGACTGGCACCTTGGGAAGATGGGGGCAAGAGGCGCCTGGGAGAAGGCCTGACGGCACCTCAGACTGGATTGTAACTCCAGACCAAGGCCCCCAGCAGACACTCCCgagagactgaggcacaggggaGATGCCTGTGGAACCGGATGAGGGCTGCTGTCTGGGCAGGAGCCTTAGGACAGGAGGCCAGGGGCCAGGGTTTGGAACAAACCCCGGGGTCAGGGCAGGACTGTCTGCCTTCAAGGCTGGAAAGCTACTGTCAGGGCACCTCGATGCCCCTGCACCCTGGAGCTGGGCCCCGGCCATGCCCCGTCATCCTGGGCCTATAGAGGTGACGGTGGTACCTACCCTGTTACTGTGCTGATTCCCTGAGCTACCAAAGGCTCAGACAGTGCCTGGCCCTGAGGAAATGCTCCATCATGGGAGTGGGTGGTAAAATGCCTGCAGAGGAAGTATGCATCTctgccattttttcttttttttggggggggggggtcctctcCTGGTGACCAGTGACTGACAATGGCAGAGGCTGCACAGATTTACACAAAGCCTTGAAGCCACATCCCTTCCTACCACACAGGAAACAGGCCTGCTCTGGAAGGCTGGGTCCGGCCCCTCCTCCAGCCGTTCCATATGGCGCCAGTTAAGGTCACGGACTCTGAGCTGACCACTGCCTCCGGGCCCTGTAACTaaacccagagcctcagtttcctcacaggTCAACTGAGGCGGGTGTGAGTATCTATCTCATGGGTGCTCATGAAGAGTCAATGAGCCCATGTGTAGAGGGCTcaacccagtgcctggcacatgacgAACACTGGACAAATGAGAGGCTAGCAAGTGCATCTGACAACCGCTGTGGTCAAGCAAGCAGACAGTGGATACCTGCTCTAAGTCGGGCCCTGAACTGAGGGCAGGAGCCGATGGGAGAGGGATGACAAGCCCTGAATACACAAGTTACAACCAAGAGGGGCAATCTCAGAGGAAGCAGGACTGTAGAGGGTTAACATGCAGCAGGGTGGGATGAGGGGCGGGACAGCTAaacagcctgggtttgaatacAGCTCTGTCCCATTCCATCTCTGTCACCTGGGCAGGAGACAGTGTCCCTGAACCTGCGTCCTCTCATGGAAATAAGAATTTCTACTTCGCAGGCTTGTGGTGAGGCAGGTGCAACGCACCTGCCGTAGCTCTGGGAGGAGGCTGTCACTGCCAGCAGCAGATGCAGCAGGAGGAAAGCCTCATGGAGGAGGGAGGTGAAGCCGAGGCCTGCGGGACAAGCAGTGGTGAGCCAGGCAAAGGCTGGGGGCCAGGAGAACACTTGGGTCCTCGGGAAC
This Camelus bactrianus isolate YW-2024 breed Bactrian camel chromosome 9, ASM4877302v1, whole genome shotgun sequence DNA region includes the following protein-coding sequences:
- the BCKDHA gene encoding 2-oxoisovalerate dehydrogenase subunit alpha, mitochondrial, with the translated sequence MALAAAAARVWEPSRGLGQVGLLVLRRLGARGLARSHPQRQQQQHFSSLDDKPQFPGASAEFIDKLEFIQPNVISGIPIYRVMDRQGQIVNPSEDPHLPQEKVLKFYKSMTLLNTMDRILYESQRQGRISFYMTNYGEEGTHVGSAAALDNTDLVFGQYREAGVLMYRDYPLELFMAQCYGNVSDLGKGRQMPVHYGCQERHFVTISSPLATQIPQAVGAAYAAKRANANRVVICYFGEGAASEGDAHAGFNFAATLECPIIFFCRNNGYAISTPTYEQYRGDGIAARGPGYGILSIRVDGNDVFAVYNATKEARRRAVAENQPFLIEAMTYRIGHHSTSDDSSAYRSVDEVNYWDKQDHPISRLRHYLQGRGWWDDEQEKAWRKQSRRKVMEAFEQAERKLKPNPNLLFSDVYQEMPPQLRKQQESLARHLQTYGEHYPLDHFEK